AAGGCAAAGGGTTCCAGCCAGGCGTTCACCAGACGCAGCAACCAGCCCACCGGGTGCCAGGGGCGGGGGCGGTGGTAGTCAACAAATACCGCTTTGCCGCCCGGCGGCACGCGGGCAAGCATGTGATCGACAATGGCGTGTTTTTTGGATTCCGGCACTTCATGCAGCAAAAAGAAGCTGCAGACCACGTCATAGGTGGCATGGCTGGCAAAACTGGCGGCATCGGCCCTGAATACGCTGGCCCAGGGTAAACCGGACAATTTGGCGTTGCCGTGCCGCACTTGGGCCGGGGTGATGTCGGTCAGGTGAAATGTCCCGGTCGGCCCCACTTTTTGCGCTGCGCGGGTGACCAGATCGCCGTAGACATGCGCCACTTGCCACACGCTGTCGCCCGGTTTGATCTCGTTCAGGTAAGCGCGCATCAGACGTTGATCGTTACCAAACAACAGGGTTTTGACCACCCAGTTGTGATCCAGCCGTTTGACCTGGCGCGGGTTGACGTAGGCCCAGTCGTAAACATCGATCAGATATTCAGGCACGCCATCGTAATCAGG
The Silvimonas iriomotensis genome window above contains:
- the rquA gene encoding rhodoquinone biosynthesis methyltransferase RquA, with the translated sequence MPPDTTTALPLVDPDYDGVPEYLIDVYDWAYVNPRQVKRLDHNWVVKTLLFGNDQRLMRAYLNEIKPGDSVWQVAHVYGDLVTRAAQKVGPTGTFHLTDITPAQVRHGNAKLSGLPWASVFRADAASFASHATYDVVCSFFLLHEVPESKKHAIVDHMLARVPPGGKAVFVDYHRPRPWHPVGWLLRLVNAWLEPFAFALWHKSIPEYARHSGDFCWTRRTFFGGVYQCTIATRPHR